A window of the Streptococcus sp. 116-D4 genome harbors these coding sequences:
- the gyrA gene encoding DNA gyrase subunit A: MQDRNLVNVNLTKEMKTSFIDYAMSVIVARALPDVRDGLKPVHRRILYGMNELGVTPDKPHKKSARITGDVMGKYHPHGDSSIYEAMVRMAQWWSYRCMLVDGHGNFGSMDGDGAAAQRYTEARMSKIALEMLRDINKNTVDFVDNYDGNEREPLVLPARFPNLLVNGATGIAVGMATNIPPHNLGETIDAVKLVMDNPEVTTKDLMEVLPGPDFPTGALVMGKSGIHKAYETGKGSIVLRSRTEIEETKTGRERIVVTEFPYMVNKTKVHEHIVRLVQEKRIDGITAVRDESNREGVRFVIEVKRDASANVILNNLFKMTQMQTNFGFNMLAIQNGVPKILSLRQILDAYIEHQKEVVVRRTRFDKEKAEARAHILEGLLIALDHIDEVIRIIRASETDAEAQAELMSKFKLSERQSQAILDMRLRRLTGLERDKIQSEYDDLLALIADLTDILAKPERVSQIIKDELDEVKRKFGDQRRTELMIGEVLSLEDEDLIEESDVLITLSNKGYIKRLDQGEFTAQKRGGRGVQGTGVKDDDFVRELVSTSTHDHLLFFTNKGRVYRLKGYEIPEYGRTAKGLPIVNLLKLDEGESIQTIINVESERSDDAYLFFTTRHGIVKRTSVKEFANIRQNGLKALNLKDEDELINVLLTEEDTDIIIGTKFGYSVRFNQSAVRGMSRIATGVKGVNLRDGDTVVGASVITDQDEVLIITEKGYGKRTVATEYPTKGRGGKGMQTAKITEKNGSLAGLMTVKGDEDLMIITDTGVMIRTNVANISETGRSTMGVKVMRLDQDAKIVTFTTVSAEEKEEVGTENETEGKA, encoded by the coding sequence ATGCAAGATAGAAATTTAGTGAATGTCAATCTGACAAAGGAGATGAAGACTAGCTTTATCGACTACGCCATGAGTGTTATCGTAGCGCGGGCCCTTCCTGATGTTCGAGATGGCTTGAAACCCGTTCACCGTAGGATTCTGTACGGAATGAATGAATTGGGTGTTACTCCAGACAAACCTCATAAAAAATCTGCTCGTATTACAGGGGATGTCATGGGTAAGTACCACCCACACGGGGATTCTTCTATCTACGAAGCCATGGTCCGTATGGCGCAATGGTGGAGCTACCGTTGCATGCTTGTCGACGGACATGGGAACTTTGGCTCTATGGATGGAGACGGTGCTGCCGCCCAGCGTTATACTGAGGCACGTATGAGCAAGATTGCTCTGGAAATGCTTCGTGATATCAATAAAAACACAGTTGATTTCGTTGATAACTATGATGGCAATGAACGAGAACCCTTGGTCTTGCCAGCACGTTTTCCAAATCTTTTAGTTAATGGAGCAACTGGTATTGCTGTTGGAATGGCAACCAACATTCCGCCTCACAACTTGGGAGAAACCATTGATGCAGTCAAATTGGTTATGGACAATCCTGAAGTGACTACTAAGGACTTGATGGAAGTCTTGCCTGGTCCAGATTTTCCAACTGGTGCTCTTGTCATGGGGAAATCAGGTATCCATAAGGCCTATGAAACAGGTAAAGGTTCTATTGTCCTTCGTTCTCGTACTGAAATCGAAGAAACTAAGACTGGCCGTGAGCGCATCGTTGTAACAGAATTTCCTTATATGGTTAATAAAACAAAGGTGCATGAGCATATTGTTCGTTTGGTTCAGGAAAAACGCATTGATGGTATTACAGCAGTGCGTGATGAGTCAAACCGTGAAGGGGTACGATTTGTTATCGAAGTTAAGCGCGATGCCTCAGCCAATGTTATTCTCAATAACCTCTTCAAGATGACCCAGATGCAAACCAATTTTGGTTTCAATATGCTTGCTATCCAAAATGGTGTACCCAAGATTTTGTCCCTTCGTCAGATTTTGGATGCTTATATTGAGCACCAAAAAGAAGTGGTTGTTCGTCGTACTCGTTTTGATAAGGAAAAGGCAGAAGCCCGTGCGCATATTTTAGAAGGTCTCTTGATTGCGCTAGACCATATCGACGAAGTGATTCGTATCATCCGTGCTAGTGAAACGGATGCGGAAGCACAAGCTGAGCTGATGAGTAAGTTTAAGCTTTCTGAACGTCAAAGTCAAGCCATTCTTGATATGCGTCTTCGTCGTTTGACAGGTTTGGAACGCGATAAGATTCAGTCTGAGTATGATGATCTTTTGGCTCTGATTGCGGATTTAACAGATATTCTAGCTAAGCCTGAACGTGTTTCTCAAATCATCAAAGATGAATTAGACGAAGTCAAGCGTAAGTTTGGCGACCAACGTCGTACGGAATTGATGATCGGTGAAGTCTTAAGCCTCGAAGATGAGGATTTGATCGAAGAATCAGATGTCTTAATTACACTATCTAACAAGGGTTACATTAAACGTTTGGACCAAGGAGAATTCACTGCTCAAAAACGTGGTGGCCGTGGTGTTCAAGGTACAGGTGTTAAGGATGACGATTTTGTTCGTGAGTTAGTGTCAACTAGTACCCATGATCATCTACTTTTCTTTACAAATAAAGGACGCGTCTATCGCCTGAAAGGCTATGAAATTCCTGAGTATGGCCGTACTGCTAAGGGATTACCAATAGTTAATCTTTTGAAATTGGATGAAGGTGAAAGTATTCAGACCATCATCAATGTTGAATCTGAACGTAGTGATGACGCTTATCTCTTCTTCACAACTCGTCATGGTATTGTGAAGAGAACCAGCGTTAAGGAGTTTGCTAACATTCGTCAAAATGGACTTAAAGCACTGAACCTCAAAGATGAAGATGAATTGATTAATGTCTTACTAACAGAAGAAGATACAGATATTATCATTGGTACCAAGTTTGGTTATTCAGTTCGTTTTAATCAATCAGCCGTTCGTGGGATGAGTCGTATCGCCACTGGTGTGAAAGGTGTCAACCTTCGTGACGGAGACACAGTTGTTGGTGCTAGTGTGATTACAGACCAGGACGAGGTTCTTATCATCACAGAAAAGGGATATGGTAAGCGCACAGTTGCGACTGAATATCCAACAAAAGGTCGTGGTGGTAAAGGGATGCAAACTGCTAAAATTACTGAAAAAAATGGTTCCCTTGCTGGTCTTATGACCGTTAAAGGCGATGAAGATTTGATGATTATCACTGATACAGGTGTCATGATTCGAACTAACGTTGCTAATATTTCAGAAACAGGTCGCTCAACTATGGGAGTTAAAGTAATGCGCCTGGACCAAGATGCCAAAATTGTAACCTTTACTACGGTTTCAGCGGAAGAAAAAGAAGAAGTTGGAACAGAAAACGAAACAGAAGGTAAAGCATAA
- a CDS encoding class A sortase has protein sequence MSHKKKINRKNLLINILAGFLIILSIALIFNSKIRDMFMVWNTNKYQVSQVSKEKLEENQDTEGNFDFDSVKAISSEAVLSSQWDSQKLPVIGGIAVPELEMNLPIFKGLDNVNLFYGAGTMKRDQVMGKGNYSLASHHIFGVNNANKMLFSPLDNAKNGMKIYLTDKNKVYTYEIREVKRVTPDRVDEVDDRDGVNEITLVTCEDLAATERIIVKGDLKETKDYSQTSDEILTAFSQPYKQFY, from the coding sequence ATGTCTCATAAAAAGAAAATAAACAGAAAAAATTTACTAATCAATATCTTGGCAGGATTCTTAATCATCTTGTCAATAGCTTTGATTTTCAATTCAAAAATTCGTGATATGTTCATGGTTTGGAATACCAATAAATACCAAGTCAGCCAGGTATCAAAAGAAAAATTGGAAGAAAATCAAGATACAGAAGGTAATTTTGACTTTGATTCCGTAAAAGCTATCTCGTCAGAAGCTGTCTTATCCTCACAATGGGATTCGCAAAAATTGCCTGTTATCGGTGGAATTGCTGTCCCTGAATTAGAAATGAATTTGCCAATTTTTAAAGGGCTTGATAATGTCAATCTTTTCTATGGTGCTGGTACGATGAAACGCGATCAAGTGATGGGGAAAGGAAATTATAGTTTAGCTAGTCATCATATTTTTGGTGTCAATAATGCTAATAAAATGTTATTTTCTCCTTTGGATAACGCTAAAAATGGTATGAAGATTTATCTAACGGATAAAAATAAAGTTTATACTTATGAAATACGTGAAGTCAAACGTGTTACACCGGATCGTGTTGATGAAGTGGATGATAGAGATGGGGTAAATGAGATTACATTAGTAACCTGTGAAGACCTTGCTGCTACAGAACGTATTATTGTAAAAGGCGATTTGAAAGAAACAAAAGACTATTCACAAACATCTGATGAAATTCTAACAGCTTTCAGTCAACCATATAAACAATTTTATTAA
- a CDS encoding formate/nitrite transporter family protein, with translation MVSSEFISKIEFACKKKESLYSQSKFKYAIRSMFAGAFLTFSTAAGAVGADLINKIAPGSGRFLFPFVFAWGLAYIVFLNAELVTSNMMFLTAGSFLKKISWRKTAEILLYCTLFNLIGALIAGWGFAHSAAYAHLTHDSFISGVVEMKLGRSNELILLEAILANIFVNIAILSFVLVKDGGAKLWLVLSAIYMFVFLTNEHIAANFASFAIVKFSVAADSIANFGIGNMLRHWGVTFIGNFIGGGLLMGLPYAFLNKNEDTYVD, from the coding sequence ATGGTTTCTTCAGAATTTATCTCAAAGATTGAATTTGCTTGTAAGAAGAAAGAAAGTCTTTATAGTCAAAGCAAATTTAAGTATGCGATTCGTTCCATGTTCGCAGGTGCATTCTTAACCTTTAGTACAGCTGCTGGTGCAGTTGGGGCTGATTTGATTAATAAAATCGCACCAGGTAGTGGACGTTTTCTCTTCCCCTTTGTCTTCGCTTGGGGTTTGGCCTACATTGTTTTCTTGAATGCCGAGTTGGTAACATCAAACATGATGTTTTTGACTGCTGGTAGTTTCTTGAAAAAAATCTCTTGGAGAAAAACAGCTGAGATTCTACTTTATTGTACCTTGTTCAACCTTATCGGAGCTTTGATAGCAGGTTGGGGTTTTGCTCATTCGGCAGCCTATGCACATCTGACTCATGATAGCTTTATTTCAGGTGTTGTTGAGATGAAGTTAGGCCGCTCAAATGAATTGATCTTACTTGAAGCGATTTTGGCAAATATTTTCGTAAATATTGCCATTCTTTCATTTGTTTTGGTCAAAGACGGTGGCGCCAAACTTTGGCTTGTCTTATCAGCGATTTACATGTTTGTATTCTTAACAAACGAACACATTGCTGCGAACTTTGCTTCTTTTGCGATTGTAAAATTCAGTGTTGCTGCGGATTCAATTGCTAACTTCGGTATTGGAAATATGCTTCGTCACTGGGGGGTAACCTTCATTGGAAACTTTATCGGAGGAGGCCTCTTGATGGGTCTTCCATATGCTTTCCTCAATAAAAATGAAGACACTTATGTAGATTAA
- a CDS encoding O-acetylhomoserine aminocarboxypropyltransferase/cysteine synthase family protein produces the protein MTRDFKFETLQLHAGQVVDPATKSRAVPIYQTTSFVFDDTQEGADLFALRKPGNIYTRITNPTTAAFEERIAALEGGVGALATASGMAAVTYTILALAHAGDHVVAASTIYGGTFNLLKETLPRYGITTTFVDVDNLEEVEAAINDNTKLVLIETLGNPLINIPDLEKLAEIAHKHQIPLVSDNTFATPYLINVFSHGVDIAIHSATKFIGGHGTTIGGVIVDSGRFDWAASGKFPQFVEEDPSYHNLSYTRDVGAAAFIIAVRVQLLRDTGAALSPFNAFLLLQGLETLSLRVERHVQNAEKIVDFLVNHPKVEKVNYPKLADSPYHALAEKYLPKGVGSIFTFHVKGGEAEARKVIDHLEIFSDLANVADAKSLVVHPATTTHGQLSEKDLEAAGITPNQIRLSIGLENVEDLIEDLRLALEKI, from the coding sequence ATGACTCGTGATTTTAAATTTGAAACTTTGCAACTACATGCTGGTCAAGTTGTGGATCCAGCTACCAAGTCACGTGCAGTTCCGATTTATCAAACAACATCCTTTGTTTTTGATGATACGCAGGAAGGTGCGGATCTGTTTGCCTTGAGAAAACCAGGGAATATCTATACCCGTATCACCAACCCGACAACAGCAGCATTTGAAGAAAGAATCGCTGCCCTTGAAGGTGGTGTGGGAGCTCTTGCAACAGCATCAGGTATGGCCGCAGTGACTTATACGATTTTGGCTCTTGCTCATGCGGGTGATCATGTAGTGGCAGCATCAACTATTTACGGTGGAACCTTCAATCTCTTGAAGGAAACCCTTCCTCGTTATGGGATCACAACAACCTTTGTCGATGTGGATAATTTGGAAGAAGTAGAAGCAGCTATCAATGACAATACAAAGCTTGTCTTGATTGAAACCTTGGGTAACCCCTTGATTAACATTCCAGACCTGGAAAAATTGGCTGAGATTGCGCATAAACACCAGATTCCGCTCGTTTCAGATAATACCTTTGCAACACCTTATTTGATTAACGTTTTTTCTCACGGCGTAGATATTGCCATTCACTCTGCGACTAAGTTTATCGGTGGGCATGGTACGACTATTGGAGGAGTGATTGTTGATAGTGGTCGTTTTGACTGGGCGGCTTCAGGTAAATTTCCTCAATTTGTTGAGGAAGACCCAAGCTACCACAATTTGAGCTATACTCGCGATGTGGGTGCAGCAGCCTTTATTATCGCTGTCCGTGTTCAATTGCTTCGTGATACAGGTGCAGCCTTGTCGCCTTTTAATGCCTTCCTCTTGCTTCAAGGACTGGAGACCCTTTCACTTCGTGTCGAACGTCATGTGCAAAATGCAGAGAAAATTGTTGATTTCCTTGTCAACCATCCTAAGGTAGAAAAAGTTAACTATCCAAAATTGGCAGATAGTCCATATCATGCCTTGGCTGAGAAATATTTACCAAAAGGTGTGGGTTCAATCTTTACCTTCCATGTCAAAGGTGGGGAGGCAGAAGCTCGCAAGGTAATTGATCATTTAGAAATCTTCTCTGACCTTGCAAACGTGGCAGATGCTAAATCACTTGTGGTTCATCCAGCTACAACCACTCACGGTCAATTGTCAGAAAAAGATCTAGAAGCAGCAGGTATCACACCAAACCAAATTCGTTTGTCAATCGGTCTTGAAAATGTAGAAGATTTGATTGAAGATTTGCGTTTGGCCTTAGAAAAAATTTAA
- a CDS encoding DUF2130 domain-containing protein, with the protein MNEIKCPNCGEVFTVNESQYAELLSQVRTAEFDKELHDRMRQELALAEQKAMNEQQSKLAQKDQEIAQLQSQIQNFDAEKELAKKEVEQTSHQALLAKDKEVQALENKLATLRLEHENQLQKTLSDLEKERDQVKNQLLLQEKENELSMTSVKRNYEAQLKAASEQVEFYKNFKAQQSTKAIGESLEHYAESEFNKVRSFAFPNAYFEKDNKVSARGSKGDFIFRESDENGVEIISIMFEMKNEADGTEKKHKNADFYKELDKDRCEKNCEYAVLVTMLEADNDYFNTGIVDVSHEYEKMYVVRPQFFIQLIGLLRNAALNSLKYKQELALVREQNIDITHFEEDLDAFKLAFAKNYNSASTNFGKAIDEIDKAIKRMEEVKKFLTTSENQLRLANNKLEDVSVKKLTRKNPTMKAKFEALKGE; encoded by the coding sequence ATGAACGAAATCAAATGTCCCAACTGTGGGGAAGTCTTTACAGTAAATGAGAGTCAGTATGCTGAACTCTTGTCTCAAGTAAGAACGGCAGAGTTTGATAAGGAACTACACGATAGGATGAGACAGGAATTGGCTTTGGCTGAGCAAAAAGCCATGAATGAGCAACAGTCTAAACTAGCTCAAAAGGACCAAGAAATTGCGCAATTACAGAGTCAAATCCAAAACTTTGATGCAGAAAAAGAATTGGCCAAGAAAGAGGTTGAACAGACAAGTCATCAGGCTTTATTGGCAAAGGACAAGGAAGTACAGGCCTTGGAAAACAAATTGGCCACCTTGCGTTTGGAGCATGAAAATCAACTACAAAAGACCCTTTCTGACCTAGAAAAAGAACGGGATCAGGTCAAAAATCAGCTTCTTTTACAAGAAAAAGAAAACGAACTGTCTATGACTTCAGTTAAGCGAAACTACGAAGCTCAACTCAAGGCAGCCAGTGAACAAGTCGAATTTTACAAGAATTTCAAGGCACAACAATCTACAAAAGCTATCGGGGAAAGCTTGGAACACTATGCAGAGAGTGAGTTTAACAAGGTCCGCAGTTTTGCCTTTCCAAATGCCTACTTTGAGAAAGATAACAAGGTCTCTGCGCGTGGGTCCAAGGGAGACTTTATCTTCCGTGAGAGTGATGAAAATGGGGTCGAAATCATTTCCATCATGTTTGAGATGAAAAACGAAGCAGATGGAACAGAGAAGAAGCACAAGAATGCAGATTTTTACAAGGAATTGGACAAGGATCGTTGTGAAAAGAACTGTGAATATGCGGTTTTGGTGACTATGCTTGAGGCAGATAATGATTACTTTAACACAGGGATTGTTGACGTCAGCCACGAGTATGAAAAGATGTATGTGGTTCGTCCTCAATTCTTTATTCAGTTGATTGGGCTTTTGCGAAATGCGGCGCTTAATTCCCTAAAATACAAGCAGGAGTTGGCTTTAGTTCGGGAGCAGAATATCGATATTACGCATTTTGAGGAAGACTTGGATGCCTTTAAGCTAGCTTTTGCCAAAAACTACAACTCTGCTTCTACCAACTTTGGTAAAGCAATCGATGAAATCGATAAGGCTATCAAACGCATGGAAGAGGTCAAAAAGTTCCTAACCACATCCGAAAACCAACTCCGTCTAGCTAACAACAAATTGGAAGATGTCTCTGTTAAAAAATTGACTCGAAAAAATCCAACCATGAAAGCAAAATTTGAAGCTCTGAAGGGGGAGTAA
- the truB gene encoding tRNA pseudouridine(55) synthase TruB has translation MNGIINLKKEAGMTSHDAVFKLRKILRTKKIGHGGTLDPDVVGVLPIAVGKATRMVEFMQDEGKVYEGEITLGYSTTTEDASGEVVAETPVLSPLDEKLVDEAIASLIGPITQIPPMYSAVKVNGRKLYEYARAGQEVERPERQVTIYQFERTSPISYEGHLARFTFRVKCSKGTYIRTLSVDLGEKLGYAAHMSHLTRTSAAGLQLEDALTLDEIAEKVEAGQLDFLHPLEIGTGDLVKVFLSPEEATEVRFGRFIELDQTDQELAAFEDDKLLAILEKRGNLYKPRKVFG, from the coding sequence ATGAATGGTATTATCAACTTAAAAAAAGAAGCGGGGATGACCTCGCATGATGCGGTTTTTAAACTGCGTAAGATTTTGAGAACCAAGAAGATTGGTCATGGTGGGACCTTGGATCCGGATGTGGTGGGAGTTTTGCCCATTGCGGTTGGCAAGGCGACACGCATGGTCGAGTTTATGCAGGATGAGGGCAAGGTCTATGAGGGGGAAATCACTCTAGGTTATTCCACGACGACTGAGGATGCCAGTGGGGAAGTGGTCGCAGAGACCCCTGTTTTGTCGCCCTTGGATGAAAAGCTTGTCGATGAAGCGATTGCCAGCTTGATTGGGCCTATTACTCAGATTCCACCTATGTATTCTGCGGTTAAGGTCAATGGTCGCAAGCTCTATGAGTATGCGCGTGCTGGTCAGGAAGTAGAGCGTCCAGAACGTCAGGTGACCATTTATCAATTTGAACGAACAAGTCCGATTTCTTATGAGGGTCATCTTGCACGCTTTACTTTTCGTGTGAAATGTAGTAAGGGGACTTATATCCGTACCTTGTCAGTTGACTTGGGAGAAAAATTGGGTTACGCGGCTCATATGTCACATTTGACACGGACTAGTGCAGCTGGTTTGCAACTAGAAGATGCTCTTACCTTGGACGAAATTGCTGAAAAAGTGGAGGCTGGTCAATTGGACTTTCTCCATCCTCTAGAGATTGGGACAGGCGACCTTGTCAAAGTTTTCCTAAGTCCAGAAGAGGCTACAGAAGTACGTTTTGGTCGTTTTATCGAACTCGACCAAACAGACCAAGAATTGGCTGCCTTTGAAGATGATAAATTGCTAGCCATTCTAGAAAAACGAGGCAATCTCTACAAGCCAAGGAAGGTTTTTGGCTAG
- the udk gene encoding uridine kinase, whose translation MQNRPIIIGVTGGSGGGKTSVSRAILSHFPDEKISMIEHDSYYKDQSHLTFEERVKTNYDHPFAFDTDLMIEQMKELLAGRPVDIPTYDYTEHTRSSKTYRQEPQDVFIVEGILVLEDKRLRDLMDIKIFVDTDDDVRIIRRIKRDMEERGRSLDSVIDQYLGVVKPMYHQFIEPTKRYADIVIPEGVSNTVAIDLLTTKIAKILEEARNSK comes from the coding sequence ATGCAAAATAGACCAATCATTATCGGAGTGACAGGTGGTTCTGGTGGAGGAAAAACCAGTGTTTCAAGAGCCATTTTATCGCACTTTCCTGATGAAAAGATTTCCATGATTGAGCATGATTCGTACTATAAGGATCAGTCTCATTTGACCTTTGAAGAGCGTGTCAAAACCAACTATGACCATCCTTTTGCCTTTGATACAGACTTGATGATCGAGCAGATGAAGGAATTGTTGGCAGGGAGACCGGTAGATATCCCAACCTACGACTATACAGAGCATACACGGAGTAGCAAGACCTATCGTCAAGAGCCTCAAGATGTCTTTATCGTTGAGGGGATTTTGGTCTTGGAGGACAAGCGTCTGCGCGATTTGATGGATATCAAGATTTTTGTGGATACGGATGACGATGTGCGTATTATTCGCCGTATTAAGCGCGATATGGAAGAGCGTGGCCGTAGCCTTGATAGCGTTATTGACCAGTACTTAGGTGTGGTCAAACCTATGTACCACCAGTTTATCGAGCCAACCAAACGTTATGCCGATATCGTCATTCCTGAGGGAGTCAGCAACACAGTGGCTATCGATCTGTTGACGACCAAGATTGCAAAGATTTTGGAAGAAGCTCGAAACAGCAAATAA
- a CDS encoding ISL3 family transposase produces MEQLHFITKLLDIKDPNIKILDIINRDSHKEIIAKLDYENPPCPNCGSQMKKYDFQKPSKIPYLETTGMPTRILLRKRRFKCYHCSKMMVAETSLVKKNHQIPRIINQKIAQKLIEKTSMTDIAHQLSISTSTVIRKLNDFRFKHDFSRLPEIMSWDEYSFTKGKMSFIAQDFDNLTIITVLEGRTQAIIRNHFLKYDRVVRCRVKIITMDMFSPYYDLAKQLFPNAKIVLDRFHIIQHLSRAMSRVRVQIMNQFERKSHEYKTIKRYWKLIQQDSRKLSDKRFYRPTFRMHLTNKEILDKLLSYSEDLKHHYQLYQLLLFHFQNKESEKFFGLIEDNLKQVHPLFQTVFKTFLKNKEKIINALQLPYSNAKLEATNNLIKLIKRNAFGFRNFENFKKRIFIALNIKKERTNFVLSRS; encoded by the coding sequence ATGGAACAATTACATTTTATCACAAAACTTCTCGATATTAAAGACCCAAACATCAAGATTCTAGATATCATCAATAGAGATAGTCACAAGGAAATCATCGCTAAATTGGATTATGAGAACCCACCTTGCCCTAATTGCGGAAGTCAAATGAAGAAATATGACTTCCAAAAACCTTCGAAAATTCCTTACCTTGAAACAACTGGTATGCCTACTAGAATTCTCCTTAGAAAGCGTCGATTCAAGTGCTATCATTGTTCAAAAATGATGGTTGCTGAGACTTCTCTAGTAAAGAAGAATCATCAAATCCCTCGTATCATCAACCAAAAAATTGCTCAGAAGCTGATTGAAAAAACTTCTATGACCGATATTGCTCATCAGCTGTCCATTTCAACTTCAACTGTCATTCGCAAGCTCAATGACTTCCGTTTTAAGCATGATTTTTCTCGTCTTCCTGAAATTATGTCATGGGACGAGTACTCCTTTACAAAGGGAAAGATGAGTTTCATTGCTCAAGATTTTGATAATCTCACTATCATCACTGTTCTTGAAGGCAGAACACAAGCTATCATTCGAAATCACTTTCTTAAATATGATAGAGTCGTTCGATGTCGAGTGAAAATCATTACGATGGATATGTTTAGTCCTTACTATGACTTGGCTAAACAGCTTTTTCCAAACGCTAAAATCGTGTTGGATCGTTTCCATATTATCCAACATCTCAGCCGTGCTATGAGTCGTGTGCGTGTTCAAATCATGAATCAGTTTGAACGAAAATCTCATGAATACAAGACTATCAAGCGCTACTGGAAACTCATCCAACAGGATAGTCGTAAATTGAGCGATAAACGTTTTTATCGCCCTACTTTTCGTATGCACTTGACCAATAAAGAGATTCTAGACAAGCTTTTGAGCTATTCAGAAGACTTGAAACACCACTATCAGCTCTATCAGCTCTTGCTTTTTCACTTTCAGAATAAGGAGTCTGAGAAATTCTTTGGACTCATTGAGGACAATCTGAAGCAGGTTCATCCTCTCTTTCAGACTGTCTTTAAAACCTTTCTAAAGAACAAAGAGAAAATTATCAACGCTCTTCAATTACCTTATTCCAACGCAAAATTGGAAGCGACCAATAATCTCATCAAACTTATCAAACGTAACGCCTTTGGATTTCGGAACTTTGAAAACTTCAAAAAAAGAATTTTTATCGCTCTGAACATCAAAAAAGAAAGGACGAATTTTGTCCTTTCTCGATCTTAG
- the xseA gene encoding exodeoxyribonuclease VII large subunit has protein sequence MEKYLSVTTLTKYLKMKFDKDPYLERVYLTGQVSNFRKRPTHQYFSLKDDHAVIQATIWSGIYQKLGFDLEEGMKINVIGRVQVYEPSGSYSIIIEKAEPDGVGALAVQFEQLKKKLTEEGLFQERFKQPLPQFSKRIGVVTSRSGAVIRDIITTVSRRFPGVDILLYPTKVQGEGAAEEIARNIARANQRNDLDLLIIGRGGGSIEDLWAFNEEIVVRAIFESRLPVISSVGHETDVTLADFVADRRAATPTAAAELATPVTKLDLLAHLQNQEKRMATAVRNVLSKKQEALKKCSQSVIFRQPERLYDGYMQRLDQLQLRLKQSLRTRISDNKQVVQARTHRLVQLSPVTKIQRYQDRLGQLDKLLRSQMALVYDAKVAEVKRLSEALLMLDTSRIVARGYAIVKKEESVVDSVESLKKKDQVTLLMRDGQVELEVKDVKAKEI, from the coding sequence ATGGAAAAGTATTTATCGGTAACAACTTTGACCAAGTATCTGAAAATGAAATTCGATAAAGACCCTTACTTGGAACGGGTCTATTTAACTGGTCAAGTTTCCAACTTTCGTAAACGACCTACTCACCAATACTTCTCCCTGAAAGATGACCATGCGGTCATTCAAGCGACTATTTGGTCTGGGATTTATCAGAAATTAGGTTTCGACCTTGAAGAAGGAATGAAGATTAATGTGATTGGTCGTGTGCAGGTCTATGAACCGAGTGGGAGCTACTCTATCATCATTGAGAAGGCTGAACCTGATGGAGTTGGTGCGCTTGCGGTTCAGTTTGAGCAACTCAAGAAAAAGTTGACGGAAGAAGGTCTGTTTCAAGAACGCTTCAAGCAACCTCTGCCCCAATTTTCTAAAAGAATTGGTGTAGTAACAAGCCGTAGTGGAGCCGTTATTCGAGATATTATCACGACCGTCAGCAGGCGCTTTCCAGGTGTGGACATTCTTCTCTATCCGACCAAGGTGCAAGGTGAAGGGGCTGCAGAGGAAATTGCTCGAAATATTGCGCGTGCTAATCAACGGAACGATTTGGACTTGTTGATTATTGGTCGTGGTGGCGGTTCCATTGAGGATCTCTGGGCTTTTAACGAAGAAATTGTGGTACGAGCTATTTTTGAATCTCGTTTGCCAGTTATCTCTAGTGTGGGACATGAGACGGATGTGACCTTGGCAGATTTTGTGGCAGATCGCCGCGCTGCGACACCAACGGCTGCTGCTGAACTGGCCACACCTGTGACCAAGTTAGATCTATTAGCTCATTTGCAAAATCAGGAAAAACGGATGGCAACGGCAGTCCGAAATGTCCTATCGAAGAAACAAGAAGCTTTAAAAAAATGCAGTCAGTCTGTTATCTTTAGACAGCCAGAGCGTTTGTATGATGGCTATATGCAACGCTTGGATCAACTGCAACTGCGCTTAAAACAAAGTTTGCGTACACGGATTTCTGATAACAAACAAGTTGTCCAAGCAAGGACGCATCGACTGGTACAATTATCACCTGTTACCAAAATTCAACGTTATCAAGACCGTCTAGGCCAGTTGGATAAGCTCCTCCGTAGCCAAATGGCATTAGTTTATGACGCCAAGGTTGCTGAAGTGAAGCGACTTTCAGAAGCCTTGCTCATGTTGGATACCAGTCGAATCGTGGCGCGTGGTTATGCTATTGTCAAAAAAGAAGAGTCCGTTGTGGATTCGGTTGAGAGTTTGAAGAAAAAAGACCAAGTGACGCTTTTGATGCGAGATGGTCAAGTAGAATTAGAGGTTAAAGATGTCAAAGCAAAAGAAATTTGA